One region of Thiorhodovibrio frisius genomic DNA includes:
- the ubiT gene encoding ubiquinone anaerobic biosynthesis accessory factor UbiT: protein MPLPVQVNSPKKTPTIPRLFTWPLGFVPAKLQTGALTQILNRVFAPELSDGELDFLDEKVMRIRVEDVGLEYRLTLTNGKLRAAQPGQAEDLSIEGNAYEFLLLATRQEDPDTLFFNRRLRLGGSTELGLYVKNFLDGLELEPRLGPLLPVMKGATSLMGRLAR from the coding sequence ATGCCTCTACCCGTGCAAGTCAACTCGCCTAAAAAAACCCCCACCATCCCGCGCCTGTTCACCTGGCCCTTGGGCTTCGTCCCCGCGAAGCTGCAAACCGGCGCGCTGACGCAAATTCTCAACCGCGTCTTCGCCCCAGAGCTGAGCGACGGCGAGCTGGATTTTCTTGACGAGAAAGTTATGCGCATTCGGGTCGAGGATGTCGGCCTCGAATACCGGCTGACGCTGACCAACGGCAAGCTCCGGGCCGCCCAACCCGGACAGGCCGAAGACCTGAGCATCGAAGGCAACGCTTACGAATTTCTGCTGCTCGCCACCCGTCAGGAAGACCCGGACACACTGTTCTTCAACCGCCGCCTGCGCCTCGGCGGCAGCACCGAGCTGGGCCTTTATGTGAAGAACTTTCTCGACGGGCTGGAGCTTGAGCCGCGCCTAGGGCCACTACTTCCGGTGATGAAAGGCGCCACGTCCCTGATGGGCCGCCTGGCGCGCTAG
- a CDS encoding TIGR01212 family radical SAM protein (This family includes YhcC from E. coli K-12, an uncharacterized radical SAM protein.) — translation MALSDVVHTFGTDLLRRYGTRVHKVAIHAGFTCPNRDGSKGRGGCTFCNNASFSPHSQREPGVAEQIAAGRAVLRKRTGAVRFLAYFQAYTNTYADAERLEALYRAALAEPDVIGLSVGTRPDAVPAPVLDLLAELRDQGHEVWLELGLQSAFDATLARVNRGHGFGDYCRALEQAQLRGLPVCTHLIIGLPGEGREHALASLERVLEQGVDGLKLHPLHVVRNTDMANHWRRGDYHPLTLGAYIDIAADLIERTPPEVVFHRVTGTASRDILLAPEWCSKKWAVLNGIEQALHRRGTQQGARLGEPLADALDAA, via the coding sequence ATGGCGCTATCTGATGTTGTTCACACTTTCGGGACTGACCTCTTGCGCCGCTACGGGACGCGGGTGCACAAAGTTGCGATTCATGCGGGCTTTACCTGCCCCAATCGGGATGGCAGCAAGGGGCGGGGCGGTTGCACCTTCTGCAATAATGCCTCCTTCAGCCCGCATTCGCAGCGCGAGCCGGGCGTCGCGGAGCAGATTGCGGCAGGTCGCGCGGTGCTGCGCAAGCGCACTGGCGCGGTGCGATTTCTCGCTTATTTTCAGGCCTATACCAACACCTACGCGGATGCGGAGCGGCTAGAAGCGCTCTACCGCGCGGCGCTGGCCGAGCCTGACGTCATCGGGCTGTCGGTCGGCACCCGCCCCGATGCGGTGCCGGCGCCGGTGCTCGATCTACTTGCCGAGTTGCGCGATCAGGGGCATGAGGTTTGGCTTGAGCTGGGGCTGCAATCGGCCTTCGATGCAACCCTGGCGCGGGTGAATCGTGGGCATGGGTTCGGCGACTATTGCCGTGCACTCGAGCAGGCGCAACTGCGGGGGCTACCGGTCTGCACGCATCTGATCATCGGGTTGCCGGGAGAGGGGCGTGAGCACGCGCTCGCATCCCTGGAACGCGTGCTGGAGCAGGGTGTAGACGGGCTCAAGCTGCACCCGCTGCACGTGGTGCGAAACACAGATATGGCCAATCACTGGCGGCGAGGCGATTATCATCCACTGACGCTGGGTGCTTACATTGACATCGCGGCGGATCTGATCGAACGCACGCCGCCAGAGGTGGTTTTTCATCGCGTGACGGGCACGGCCTCGCGCGATATTTTGCTGGCACCCGAGTGGTGCAGCAAAAAGTGGGCGGTGTTGAACGGCATCGAGCAGGCATTGCATCGGCGTGGAACCCAACAGGGCGCGCGCCTGGGAGAGCCACTGGCAGATGCACTTGACGCGGCTTGA
- the ubiU gene encoding ubiquinone anaerobic biosynthesis protein UbiU, whose product MELVCPAGNLPSLKTAVDHGANAVYFGFRDDTNARHFAGLNFAPNKMAEGVEYARRRGVRVFIALNTYPRPDGFSRWQEAVDRAADLGVDALIAADLGVLDYASSKHPELALHLSVQGSATNYEALRFYHEHFGVRRAVLPRVLSMSQIRHVVENSPLEIEVFAFGSLCVMVEGRCILSSYATGRSPNTYGACSPASHVEWIETPEGLDTRLGGVLIQRHPKGENVGYPTLCKGTFRVGDHTYHAIEEPTSLNAMELLPELAAAGVKAVKIEGRQRSPVYVGQVTKVWRQALDAFARDPEHFTPRPEWTAELGKVSEGAQTTLGAYHRPWQ is encoded by the coding sequence ATGGAACTGGTCTGTCCCGCTGGCAATCTGCCGTCGCTAAAAACCGCTGTCGATCATGGCGCAAACGCGGTTTATTTTGGCTTTCGCGACGATACCAACGCACGGCATTTCGCCGGGCTGAATTTTGCGCCCAACAAGATGGCCGAGGGGGTGGAGTATGCCCGCCGGCGTGGGGTGCGGGTGTTTATTGCGCTCAATACCTATCCGCGACCCGATGGCTTCAGTCGCTGGCAAGAGGCGGTGGACCGCGCAGCCGATCTTGGCGTGGACGCACTCATCGCGGCGGATCTTGGGGTGTTGGATTACGCAAGCTCTAAGCATCCCGAGCTGGCCTTGCATCTGTCGGTGCAGGGTTCGGCGACCAATTACGAGGCGCTGCGCTTTTATCACGAGCACTTCGGCGTGCGCCGCGCGGTGCTGCCGCGGGTGCTGTCGATGAGCCAGATTCGCCATGTGGTGGAGAACAGCCCGCTGGAAATTGAAGTCTTCGCCTTTGGCAGCTTGTGCGTGATGGTCGAGGGGCGTTGCATTCTGTCCTCTTACGCCACTGGACGTTCACCCAACACCTACGGCGCCTGCTCTCCGGCCAGTCATGTGGAGTGGATTGAAACGCCCGAGGGGCTCGATACGCGCCTAGGCGGCGTGCTCATTCAGCGCCACCCCAAGGGGGAGAACGTCGGCTACCCAACTTTGTGTAAGGGTACCTTCCGGGTGGGTGACCACACCTATCATGCAATTGAAGAACCCACCAGTCTCAATGCCATGGAACTGCTGCCGGAGCTGGCTGCGGCTGGTGTTAAGGCGGTCAAGATCGAGGGACGGCAGCGCAGTCCGGTCTATGTCGGGCAGGTCACCAAGGTGTGGCGCCAGGCGCTCGATGCCTTCGCGCGCGACCCCGAGCACTTCACGCCCCGACCGGAATGGACCGCTGAGCTTGGCAAGGTGTCCGAGGGGGCGCAGACCACCCTGGGTGCTTATCATCGGCCATGGCAGTAA
- a CDS encoding bifunctional diguanylate cyclase/phosphodiesterase, which produces MTFEIAPSSPIQVSHSPDCSFGLNGFSVANLCERLDYAFQPIVNIHTGAVFGFEALLRGLDNLGFRTVDGLFSAADGEGVLLELESALRDKAIASFARIPDVRHARLLFNLDSRSLINEPRWGHLTDASLKRHGLAPATLCFELTELHDLTAHPEAQRAVEGLRQQRFLFAIDDFGTGYSGLKLLYEFPPDLVKIDRFFISSISRDHKRRLFVENAVHLAHTLGVQVVAEGVETADELTACRDIGCDLAQGFFIARPSTDIPGLSTSYPIVPKTVGPSRRQSDSDSTLIRSRIEQLPALTEDSEMREVFDLFKRHSEYSFFPVLDKTGKPLGLVCEKALKRYIYSSYGRELLANSAYRKQLLDFLSPCPSLDINNPVERLLEAYTAANSPPGMIMTENFGYAGFISQAALLQILDSKNLAAARDQNPLTRLPGNNSIIDYVQQVLEDARQDYCLVYFDFDNFKPFNDTYGFRIGDRAIALFADLLRKMLPTHSCFIGHVGGDDFFAGFREPDRKVVKGHVSAVLAQFKHEALSLYDSATRERGYIEALTREGQPARLPLLACSAALLWISGTVRDGTLDDVSRVIAKQKKAAKASPDGLAEARLQAAATPTPTCKEAMVST; this is translated from the coding sequence GTGACCTTCGAGATTGCACCTTCATCGCCAATTCAAGTGTCGCATTCCCCCGACTGCAGTTTTGGCCTGAACGGCTTTTCCGTCGCCAACTTGTGCGAGAGACTGGACTACGCATTTCAACCCATCGTAAACATCCATACCGGCGCGGTCTTTGGCTTCGAGGCCCTGCTGCGCGGCCTGGATAACCTCGGTTTTCGGACGGTCGATGGTCTCTTTTCCGCCGCCGATGGTGAGGGCGTCTTGCTGGAACTGGAAAGTGCGTTGCGCGACAAAGCCATTGCCAGTTTTGCGCGCATTCCCGATGTCCGCCACGCGCGTTTGCTGTTCAACCTCGACTCGCGCAGTTTGATCAACGAACCGCGCTGGGGCCACTTGACCGATGCAAGCCTCAAGCGTCACGGTCTTGCCCCCGCCACCCTGTGCTTCGAGCTAACCGAACTGCACGACCTAACCGCCCATCCCGAAGCCCAGCGCGCAGTGGAAGGCTTGCGCCAACAGCGCTTTCTGTTCGCCATTGATGACTTTGGCACAGGCTATTCGGGCCTGAAACTGCTGTATGAATTTCCGCCCGATTTGGTCAAAATCGACCGCTTCTTTATTTCATCCATCTCGCGCGATCACAAACGGCGTCTGTTCGTCGAGAACGCTGTTCACCTTGCCCATACGCTTGGCGTGCAGGTGGTCGCCGAGGGTGTGGAAACAGCCGACGAACTCACCGCCTGTCGGGACATCGGCTGCGACCTCGCGCAGGGGTTTTTCATCGCGCGGCCAAGCACCGACATCCCAGGCTTGAGCACAAGCTATCCGATCGTGCCAAAAACCGTCGGCCCATCGCGGCGCCAGTCGGACAGCGACTCAACCCTGATTCGCAGCCGCATCGAGCAACTCCCGGCCTTAACTGAAGACAGCGAAATGCGCGAGGTCTTTGATCTGTTCAAACGCCATAGCGAGTACAGTTTCTTCCCGGTGCTCGACAAAACCGGAAAACCCCTTGGTCTTGTTTGCGAAAAAGCACTCAAGCGCTACATCTACTCGAGCTATGGGCGCGAACTGCTCGCAAACAGCGCCTATCGCAAGCAGCTTCTGGACTTCCTGTCGCCCTGCCCCAGCCTCGACATCAACAACCCTGTCGAGCGACTGCTTGAGGCTTACACCGCCGCCAACAGCCCGCCGGGCATGATCATGACCGAGAACTTTGGCTACGCCGGCTTCATCTCCCAGGCCGCGCTGCTGCAGATTCTTGATAGCAAAAATCTGGCCGCTGCGCGCGACCAGAATCCACTCACCCGCCTGCCCGGCAACAACAGCATCATCGATTATGTCCAGCAGGTCCTTGAGGATGCTCGCCAGGATTATTGCCTAGTGTATTTCGACTTCGACAACTTCAAGCCTTTCAACGACACCTACGGCTTTCGCATCGGCGACCGTGCCATTGCCCTATTTGCCGACCTGCTGCGCAAAATGTTACCAACGCATAGCTGCTTTATCGGCCATGTCGGCGGAGACGATTTCTTTGCTGGATTCCGCGAGCCAGACCGCAAGGTAGTCAAGGGCCATGTCAGCGCAGTGCTCGCGCAGTTCAAGCACGAGGCGCTCAGCCTGTATGACAGCGCCACGCGCGAGCGCGGTTACATTGAGGCCCTGACCCGGGAAGGTCAGCCCGCACGTTTGCCGCTGCTCGCCTGCAGCGCGGCTCTGCTGTGGATTTCTGGAACTGTGCGGGACGGGACTCTCGATGATGTGTCCAGAGTCATCGCCAAGCAAAAAAAAGCCGCCAAGGCGTCGCCAGACGGACTGGCAGAGGCAAGGCTCCAAGCAGCAGCAACGCCGACGCCTACCTGCAAAGAGGCGATGGTCAGCACTTAG
- the ubiV gene encoding ubiquinone anaerobic biosynthesis protein UbiV: MTPAETQAASRPGPRLSLGPIGYYWPKETVDAFYAQVAQLPVDIVYLGETLCSKHKELKFEDWLAIGERLVESGKEVVLSTLSLLEAESELIRLRSICDNGRFLVEANDMGAVNLLQGKPFVVGHSVNIYNDRSLALLARQGLKRWVLPVELTAETLADMQRQRPNGVETEVLAYGRLPLAYSARCFTARARNLPKDDCQYCCIDYPDGLVVATQDDQSFLALNGIQTLSARTANLLAELPRMRELNVDILRISPQAEHTDEIIRLFDQALRGELTPADAGAKATELTPSGACDGYWHGGAGMALQGAA; the protein is encoded by the coding sequence ATGACCCCAGCTGAAACACAAGCTGCTTCTCGTCCCGGCCCGCGCCTGTCACTTGGCCCGATTGGTTATTACTGGCCAAAAGAGACGGTCGACGCCTTCTATGCCCAGGTGGCGCAACTCCCGGTGGATATCGTCTACCTCGGCGAAACCCTCTGCTCCAAGCACAAGGAGCTGAAGTTTGAGGACTGGCTAGCCATTGGCGAGCGCCTAGTCGAGTCGGGCAAGGAAGTGGTGCTGTCCACGCTCAGCCTGCTGGAGGCTGAGTCAGAACTCATTCGCCTGCGTTCCATCTGCGACAACGGTCGCTTTCTGGTCGAGGCCAACGACATGGGCGCGGTAAATTTGCTCCAGGGCAAGCCTTTTGTGGTTGGGCACAGCGTCAACATTTACAACGACCGCAGCCTGGCGCTGCTGGCTCGGCAAGGGCTCAAACGCTGGGTGTTACCGGTGGAGCTAACCGCCGAGACCCTGGCCGACATGCAGCGCCAGCGCCCAAACGGGGTGGAAACCGAGGTGCTGGCCTACGGGCGCTTGCCCTTGGCGTATTCGGCGCGCTGCTTCACCGCGCGCGCGCGCAATTTGCCCAAGGACGACTGCCAATATTGTTGTATCGATTATCCCGACGGCCTGGTGGTCGCGACCCAGGATGATCAGAGCTTTCTGGCGCTCAATGGCATTCAGACCCTGTCCGCCCGCACAGCCAATCTGCTGGCCGAACTGCCACGCATGCGGGAACTCAATGTCGATATTCTGCGCATCAGCCCGCAGGCGGAGCATACCGATGAGATCATCCGGCTGTTCGACCAGGCCTTGCGCGGGGAACTGACCCCGGCCGATGCCGGCGCCAAAGCAACGGAGCTAACGCCCTCGGGCGCTTGCGATGGCTATTGGCATGGTGGTGCAGGCATGGCGCTCCAGGGAGCGGCCTAA
- a CDS encoding DnaJ C-terminal domain-containing protein, which translates to MEYKDYYKILGLPRDATQDQIKSAYRKLARKYHPDVSKEPQAEQRFKEVNEANEVLKDPDKRAAYDALGNNWHAGQDFRPPPGGAGGFDGFKREFNAEDIDQFSDFFASVFGSGFRRERPQPRQRGMDQNTRIQISLEDAHQGTTKKIRIDEPRQRPDVGGVPNSRTLNVRIPAGVTQGQQIRLAGQGSPGSGGNGDLFLEVDFAPHPIYRAEGKDIHLNLPIAPWEAALGATVPIPTLGGTVSLRIPPGSQSNQRLRLKGRGLPGKTAGDAFVQLEIVNPSADSDKAQKAYRKLAEHFGDFNPRAKLGV; encoded by the coding sequence ATGGAATACAAGGACTACTACAAAATCCTTGGGCTCCCGCGGGATGCCACTCAGGATCAGATCAAGAGCGCCTACCGCAAGCTCGCGCGCAAGTACCATCCGGACGTGAGCAAGGAGCCTCAGGCCGAACAGCGCTTCAAGGAGGTCAACGAGGCCAATGAAGTTCTGAAAGACCCGGACAAACGCGCCGCCTACGATGCCCTCGGCAACAACTGGCACGCCGGGCAGGACTTCCGCCCGCCACCAGGCGGTGCGGGTGGTTTCGACGGCTTCAAGCGCGAATTTAACGCCGAGGACATTGATCAGTTCAGCGACTTTTTCGCCAGCGTTTTCGGCAGCGGCTTTCGCCGCGAACGCCCCCAGCCACGGCAGCGCGGTATGGACCAGAACACCCGCATCCAGATTTCGCTAGAAGACGCCCACCAGGGCACAACCAAAAAGATCCGCATTGACGAACCGCGCCAGCGCCCAGATGTCGGCGGGGTCCCCAACAGCCGCACGCTCAATGTGCGCATTCCGGCCGGGGTCACCCAGGGCCAGCAGATTCGCCTCGCCGGCCAGGGCTCGCCCGGCTCCGGCGGCAATGGCGACCTGTTTCTGGAAGTCGACTTCGCCCCGCACCCCATTTACCGCGCCGAGGGCAAAGACATCCACCTCAACCTGCCTATCGCGCCCTGGGAGGCGGCACTGGGAGCCACAGTGCCAATTCCCACCCTGGGCGGCACCGTCAGCCTGCGCATCCCGCCCGGCTCGCAGAGCAATCAGCGTCTGCGTCTGAAGGGCCGAGGTCTGCCCGGCAAGACAGCGGGCGACGCCTTCGTGCAGCTTGAAATTGTCAACCCATCTGCGGACAGCGACAAGGCCCAGAAAGCCTATCGCAAGCTCGCTGAACACTTTGGCGACTTCAACCCGCGCGCCAAATTGGGGGTGTGA
- the pstC gene encoding phosphate ABC transporter permease subunit PstC produces the protein MVSNPFAHVATKFSGPPSASDYAVDKALRMIVQGAAAVILLLVAYIIFELGRQALPAMLSFGPGFLIGTDWNVQEKVFGILPEIWGTLYSSLLALFIGGIFGVAIAIFLTQDFLDHRLSNVFRTIVEMLAAIPSVVYGLWGIYVLIPLIRPGAEWLHETFGWFPLFGTDLAGPGMAPAALVLAVMILPTVAAISVDAFRRVPYKVKEAAYGMGTTRWEAIMKVMLPTASSGILAALVLGFGRALGETMALAMLIGNSNQISLSLFAPANTLASLLASSFPEAGPVEVQALMYAALALLAITLIVNVLGLWIMKAATRKFEGKA, from the coding sequence ATGGTTTCCAATCCCTTTGCTCATGTTGCAACCAAATTCTCCGGGCCGCCCTCGGCGAGCGACTACGCCGTCGACAAGGCGTTGCGGATGATTGTGCAGGGTGCCGCTGCCGTCATTTTGCTGCTGGTGGCCTACATCATTTTCGAGCTTGGCCGTCAGGCACTGCCTGCCATGCTGAGCTTTGGTCCGGGTTTTCTGATCGGAACCGATTGGAATGTGCAGGAAAAGGTCTTCGGCATCCTGCCCGAGATCTGGGGCACGCTCTACAGTTCGTTGCTGGCCCTCTTTATTGGCGGCATCTTTGGCGTGGCCATTGCCATCTTCTTGACCCAGGATTTCCTCGATCATCGCCTATCGAACGTGTTTCGTACCATCGTCGAGATGCTGGCAGCTATTCCCTCGGTGGTCTATGGCCTCTGGGGTATCTATGTGCTGATTCCGCTGATTCGACCGGGTGCCGAATGGTTGCACGAGACTTTCGGCTGGTTCCCATTGTTCGGAACCGATCTGGCCGGCCCCGGCATGGCCCCGGCAGCCCTGGTACTGGCGGTGATGATTCTGCCGACGGTGGCGGCCATCTCAGTCGATGCCTTCCGCCGCGTGCCCTACAAGGTGAAAGAAGCCGCCTATGGCATGGGCACAACGCGCTGGGAGGCGATCATGAAAGTGATGCTGCCAACTGCCTCCAGCGGCATTCTCGCTGCACTGGTGCTGGGCTTTGGCCGTGCACTGGGCGAGACCATGGCGCTGGCGATGCTCATCGGCAACTCCAACCAGATCAGCCTGTCGCTGTTCGCACCGGCCAATACGCTGGCATCACTGCTGGCGTCGAGCTTCCCGGAAGCCGGCCCGGTCGAGGTGCAGGCGCTGATGTATGCGGCCCTGGCGCTGCTCGCGATCACACTCATCGTTAACGTGCTTGGTCTGTGGATCATGAAGGCCGCCACACGCAAATTCGAGGGCAAGGCATGA
- the pstB gene encoding phosphate ABC transporter ATP-binding protein PstB: MIESRLLETDTGSSSKSDTATGSITEAAAWHVDPKQTVMDCRLDKIFYGDFLAVRNSTVPIEKNKITGFIGPSGCGKSTVLRSLNRMNDLIPVFRFEGSVTYHGQDIYDKTIDPVLVRRYIGMVFQQPNPFSMSIYDNVAFGLRLNRFKGDMNERVEKALRSAALWNEVKDKLKNSGLSLSGGQQQRLCIARAVATEPDVLLMDEPCSALDPIATRQVEELMLELKENYTVALVTHNMQQATRVADTTAFFSVDISEGGRTGYLVEMGDTQQIFEDPREKLTREYIAGEFS; the protein is encoded by the coding sequence ATGATTGAGAGCAGGTTATTGGAAACAGACACTGGCAGCAGCAGTAAAAGCGACACTGCCACGGGGTCTATCACAGAGGCTGCCGCTTGGCACGTCGATCCCAAGCAGACGGTCATGGACTGCCGCTTGGACAAAATCTTCTATGGGGATTTTCTCGCCGTGCGTAACAGCACAGTGCCCATCGAGAAGAACAAAATCACCGGCTTTATCGGCCCCTCGGGCTGCGGCAAATCGACCGTGCTGCGCAGCTTAAACCGCATGAACGACCTCATCCCGGTGTTCCGCTTTGAAGGTTCGGTCACCTATCATGGCCAGGACATCTACGACAAAACCATTGATCCTGTCCTGGTGCGGCGTTACATCGGCATGGTGTTCCAGCAGCCCAATCCCTTTTCCATGAGCATCTACGACAACGTCGCCTTTGGCTTGCGGCTCAATCGCTTCAAAGGGGACATGAACGAGCGGGTGGAAAAGGCCCTGCGCAGCGCCGCACTCTGGAATGAAGTCAAGGACAAGCTCAAGAACAGCGGCTTGTCGCTCTCCGGCGGTCAGCAGCAGCGTCTGTGCATTGCCCGCGCGGTGGCGACTGAACCCGATGTGCTGCTGATGGATGAGCCCTGCTCGGCGCTCGACCCCATCGCCACCCGTCAGGTCGAGGAGTTAATGCTGGAGCTGAAGGAAAACTACACAGTCGCGCTGGTCACCCACAACATGCAGCAGGCCACGCGCGTGGCCGATACCACGGCGTTTTTCTCGGTCGATATCTCCGAGGGCGGGCGCACCGGCTATCTGGTCGAAATGGGCGACACCCAGCAGATCTTCGAAGACCCGCGTGAGAAACTGACCCGCGAGTACATCGCTGGCGAGTTTAGTTGA
- a CDS encoding chaperone modulator CbpM, producing MAQRATGTQTTLSIEGTVLDEGTVVTVTELTEVCHLSFAQIEKMVGEGMLQPQGSRPEQWSFTGLEIQRARRALRLQRDLELNLAGAALALDLLEEIEYLRNRVRRLEHHLGRPTDGEH from the coding sequence ATGGCACAGAGAGCAACAGGCACGCAGACAACCCTCAGCATTGAAGGCACTGTGCTCGACGAAGGCACAGTGGTGACAGTGACCGAGTTGACCGAGGTCTGCCATCTGAGCTTCGCCCAGATCGAAAAGATGGTTGGGGAGGGCATGCTGCAACCGCAGGGCAGCCGCCCCGAGCAGTGGTCATTCACCGGCCTGGAGATTCAGCGCGCACGGCGAGCACTGCGCCTGCAGCGCGATCTGGAGCTAAACCTCGCCGGCGCTGCCCTAGCGCTGGATCTGCTTGAAGAAATCGAATACCTGCGCAACCGTGTGCGACGACTGGAGCATCACCTGGGCCGACCGACAGATGGGGAGCACTGA
- the pstA gene encoding phosphate ABC transporter permease PstA translates to MTRVASEALLEQDLASMKQLKGSLLEGRGLQSRIFTGITWGLAILASLPLFSVIYMLIAKGGARINWETLTALPPAAFEFGGGIGPAIVGTGIMVGIGSLISIPIGILAAIYLAEVDPYSKLAETARFLAKVLTGFPSILAGVFVYAVLVVTMKSYSAWAGGIALAVLMLPTIILTAEEALKQVPQKMKDAAYGMGCTRAQVIAAVTLPTGMPGVITGVLLAVAGAAGESAPLLFTALFSTYYVNGLEGLGQPTASLSILIYNFSGMPYDNQLELAWAASLVLVLIILVFNILARVLGRQKF, encoded by the coding sequence ATGACCAGAGTCGCTAGCGAGGCCCTGCTTGAGCAGGATTTGGCCTCGATGAAACAACTGAAGGGCTCGCTACTTGAAGGGCGCGGTCTTCAGAGCCGAATTTTCACCGGCATCACCTGGGGCCTGGCCATTCTCGCCTCGCTGCCGCTGTTCTCAGTGATCTACATGCTGATCGCCAAGGGCGGCGCGCGCATCAACTGGGAGACCCTGACCGCACTGCCACCCGCGGCCTTTGAGTTCGGCGGCGGCATTGGCCCGGCCATTGTGGGTACGGGCATCATGGTCGGCATCGGCTCGCTCATCAGCATCCCCATCGGCATTCTCGCCGCCATTTATCTGGCCGAGGTCGATCCTTACAGCAAGCTGGCCGAGACGGCACGCTTTCTGGCCAAGGTGCTGACCGGCTTTCCGTCCATCCTCGCCGGTGTTTTCGTTTATGCCGTGCTGGTCGTCACCATGAAGTCCTACTCCGCCTGGGCCGGTGGTATTGCACTCGCGGTGCTGATGCTGCCGACCATCATCCTGACAGCGGAAGAAGCGCTCAAGCAGGTACCGCAGAAGATGAAAGACGCCGCCTATGGCATGGGCTGCACCCGCGCGCAGGTGATTGCCGCCGTGACCCTGCCCACCGGCATGCCGGGCGTGATCACCGGTGTGCTGCTGGCGGTGGCGGGCGCGGCTGGCGAATCGGCGCCGCTGCTGTTCACCGCCCTGTTCAGCACCTACTACGTCAACGGTCTGGAGGGGCTGGGACAGCCGACCGCCTCGCTGTCGATACTGATCTACAACTTCTCCGGCATGCCTTATGACAATCAGCTCGAGCTGGCCTGGGCGGCGTCCCTGGTGCTGGTGCTCATCATTCTGGTGTTTAACATCCTTGCCCGCGTTCTGGGTCGGCAAAAATTCTAA
- the nadC gene encoding carboxylating nicotinate-nucleotide diphosphorylase translates to MSPMDTTIPDPIVLARHLPTAEAITADVRLALNEDLGGGDITAALLPAGQRGRAELITREAAVLCGRAWFDGVFRELDPSYTAEWQANDGERLVAGQRLCVLEGKLRELLSGERTAMNFLQTLSGTATRARRYADAVAGLSTRILDTRKTLPGLRVPQKYAVLCGGCDNHRMGLFDAILIKENHIMAAGSITAAVAAARETAAGVRVEVEVENLDELGQALAAGAERVLLDNFGLHLLRDAVRLTDGRARLEASGGISLNALRAIAETGVDDISVGDLTKSVEAVDLSLRLSPSG, encoded by the coding sequence ATGTCACCAATGGATACCACAATCCCTGATCCGATTGTTCTTGCCAGGCATTTGCCGACTGCGGAGGCGATCACGGCCGATGTGCGGCTGGCCCTGAATGAGGATCTGGGCGGCGGGGACATCACTGCGGCCCTGCTGCCCGCCGGGCAACGCGGGCGCGCCGAGTTGATCACCCGGGAGGCGGCGGTGCTGTGCGGGCGTGCCTGGTTCGATGGGGTGTTCCGGGAACTCGACCCCAGTTATACCGCTGAGTGGCAGGCGAACGATGGTGAGCGTTTGGTGGCCGGTCAGCGCCTGTGTGTGCTTGAGGGCAAGCTGCGCGAGCTGCTGAGCGGCGAGCGCACGGCAATGAATTTTCTTCAGACTCTGTCTGGTACCGCGACCCGCGCGCGCCGCTATGCCGATGCGGTGGCCGGTTTATCGACGCGCATTCTCGATACGCGCAAAACCTTGCCCGGTTTGCGTGTGCCACAGAAATACGCGGTGCTGTGCGGCGGTTGCGATAATCACCGCATGGGGCTGTTTGATGCGATTTTGATTAAAGAAAATCACATTATGGCGGCGGGCTCGATAACGGCGGCGGTAGCGGCGGCACGCGAGACCGCAGCCGGTGTGAGGGTGGAGGTGGAAGTCGAGAATCTTGACGAACTCGGGCAGGCGTTGGCCGCTGGTGCCGAGCGCGTGCTGCTGGATAATTTTGGCCTGCACCTGTTGCGCGATGCTGTCAGGCTCACCGACGGGCGCGCGCGCTTGGAGGCATCCGGTGGCATCTCCCTGAATGCGCTGCGCGCTATTGCCGAAACGGGCGTGGATGATATATCAGTTGGCGATCTGACCAAGAGTGTCGAGGCAGTGGATTTATCCTTGCGCCTGAGTCCTTCGGGATAG